From a region of the Roseivirga sp. 4D4 genome:
- a CDS encoding sigma-54 interaction domain-containing protein, translating to MSVSNQLPNYSRLSQFTVERALASVFWMEESGSLRFANETAQILYGYSADEFKSLSILDLNPNFDEERFADLWARSKVEKRIRLESTHCKKDGTEFPVEIFVNHIEFEGHAFNVSFVLDITERKRKERLLKSLSEATADAVGSDFFVSLVENIAKSLGVHMAIITECTDSSKSRLRTLAYFKDDTLQENVEYNTEGTPCKLIMETTDPLFIQEGVQDEFEKEPGIEGYFGIPILNDSGDCIGHIAVLNNDKLQLSPEEQDILKLFSDRAAAEIERKIASEKLLEAVDEVKSLKDRLEAENTYLQEEIKFEHNFQEIITQSDRFRSVLSSSEQVAITDATVLILGESGTGKELLARAIHNISKRSDRPLVKVNCAALPANLIESELFGHEKGAFTGAIAKKVGRFELADGGTLFLDEVGELPLELQSKLLRALQEGEFERLGSTNTQKVDVRVIAATNRDLEKEVDDGSFRADLFYRLNVFPIQSIPLRERKEDIPLLVKHFVNRFSAKIGKKIVSIPKRIINSLQGYHWPGNIRELENVIERSVILSSGTSLELGDWIPKSTTQSVTTELDTLHEFERKYIIHVLQKTTWRVSGEKGAAKILGMKPTTLESRMKKLGIKRGFSN from the coding sequence ATGAGTGTGTCAAATCAATTGCCCAACTATAGTCGTCTTTCTCAATTTACGGTAGAAAGGGCTTTGGCATCCGTTTTCTGGATGGAAGAATCTGGCAGCCTGAGGTTTGCCAACGAAACGGCTCAGATACTCTACGGGTATAGTGCGGATGAATTTAAGTCACTAAGTATTCTGGACCTTAATCCAAATTTTGATGAGGAACGATTCGCTGATTTGTGGGCACGGTCAAAAGTGGAAAAACGTATTAGACTCGAATCTACTCATTGCAAGAAAGATGGTACTGAATTCCCTGTTGAAATCTTCGTCAATCACATAGAATTTGAGGGGCATGCTTTCAACGTGAGCTTTGTGCTGGACATAACCGAAAGAAAGCGGAAAGAAAGACTTTTGAAGTCTCTGTCGGAGGCAACTGCCGATGCAGTAGGTTCGGATTTCTTTGTGTCTTTGGTGGAGAACATAGCCAAATCGCTAGGAGTCCACATGGCTATAATAACTGAATGTACCGACTCTAGTAAGTCGAGACTTCGCACCTTGGCTTATTTCAAGGATGACACACTTCAGGAGAATGTAGAATACAATACTGAAGGCACGCCATGCAAGTTGATTATGGAGACAACAGATCCGCTCTTTATTCAAGAAGGTGTGCAAGACGAGTTTGAAAAAGAACCTGGGATAGAGGGCTACTTCGGAATACCAATTTTAAACGATTCGGGAGATTGCATTGGTCATATTGCCGTGCTTAATAATGACAAACTTCAACTGTCTCCGGAAGAACAGGACATACTCAAGCTCTTTTCTGATCGTGCTGCTGCTGAGATAGAAAGAAAAATTGCCAGTGAAAAACTTCTGGAAGCGGTTGACGAGGTAAAAAGTCTTAAGGACAGGCTGGAAGCAGAGAATACCTATTTGCAGGAAGAGATCAAGTTTGAGCACAATTTTCAGGAGATCATTACTCAAAGCGATAGGTTTAGGTCTGTACTCTCTTCATCGGAACAGGTAGCCATTACGGATGCAACTGTCTTGATTCTTGGAGAGTCAGGTACAGGAAAGGAATTACTGGCAAGAGCGATACATAATATCAGTAAGAGAAGTGATCGGCCATTGGTGAAGGTTAATTGTGCTGCACTTCCGGCTAATTTGATAGAAAGTGAACTTTTTGGTCATGAAAAAGGAGCTTTTACTGGAGCTATTGCTAAAAAAGTAGGAAGGTTTGAGTTGGCTGATGGCGGCACCTTGTTTCTGGACGAAGTTGGCGAGTTGCCCTTAGAGCTTCAGTCTAAGCTTTTGAGAGCCCTTCAAGAGGGGGAGTTTGAACGATTGGGAAGTACAAACACCCAGAAAGTTGATGTACGTGTAATAGCGGCAACCAACAGGGATCTTGAAAAAGAAGTTGATGACGGAAGTTTTAGGGCTGATCTCTTTTATAGGTTGAATGTCTTTCCGATCCAAAGCATACCACTACGGGAGAGAAAAGAAGATATTCCACTATTAGTTAAGCACTTTGTAAACCGATTTTCAGCTAAGATCGGTAAGAAGATCGTGTCAATTCCTAAAAGAATTATTAACTCACTTCAGGGTTATCACTGGCCCGGAAATATCAGGGAGCTAGAAAATGTAATTGAACGCTCTGTGATTTTAAGTTCCGGTACTTCTTTAGAATTAGGAGACTGGATTCCTAAATCGACCACCCAGTCGGTGACCACCGAGCTAGATACATTGCATGAGTTTGAACGCAAATACATTATTCATGTACTACAAAAAACTACTTGGAGGGTAAGTGGAGAAAAAGGTGCTGCCAAAATCCTGGGAATGAAGCCGACTACCTTGGAATCCAGAATGAAAAAACTCGGTATCAAACGTGGTTTTTCTAACTAA
- a CDS encoding LysE family translocator: MIWSILEALVIATAISFAGSVQLGPVNFGTIHTALHKNKKAAITFGFGGSLPELLYCGLAIGSSNFISQYEGLEDYLKYLTIGVLFLFGTYLIFQKATSEYKHKSEKKGKELWLGVTFGLLNPQLYPFWLFIITYLRTNSILENDRWPVQVAFVVGSALGAFLLQWLVAEFTTRKREFIYLRLTKNYNKVLGAIIIAIAVFQLVINL; the protein is encoded by the coding sequence ATGATCTGGTCCATTCTGGAAGCTTTAGTTATAGCCACGGCAATTAGTTTTGCCGGATCGGTGCAGTTGGGACCAGTGAACTTTGGTACTATTCACACTGCACTTCACAAGAATAAGAAGGCAGCCATAACCTTTGGATTTGGCGGTAGTTTACCTGAGTTATTGTATTGCGGACTCGCCATTGGCAGTTCAAATTTTATCTCGCAATACGAAGGACTCGAAGACTACCTCAAATATTTGACAATCGGTGTTCTATTTCTATTCGGAACATATCTGATCTTCCAGAAGGCTACTTCAGAGTATAAACATAAATCAGAAAAGAAAGGAAAAGAGCTTTGGTTAGGTGTCACTTTTGGCTTGCTTAATCCACAACTCTATCCCTTTTGGCTTTTTATTATTACCTATCTCAGAACCAACTCCATACTGGAAAACGATAGATGGCCTGTACAGGTCGCTTTTGTCGTTGGGTCAGCATTGGGTGCATTTCTGCTACAATGGTTAGTAGCTGAATTCACCACCCGAAAGAGAGAGTTCATCTATTTGAGATTAACGAAAAACTATAACAAGGTGCTAGGAGCGATCATAATCGCCATAGCAGTATTTCAATTGGTAATAAATTTATAA
- a CDS encoding Crp/Fnr family transcriptional regulator — protein sequence MQNEIKYWYLRNYDLFANLSKEQIHDLCSISRFVRMKKGQTIYFANDDSKRLYFLINGKIKISEIDGLGNEMIKDIILTGDLFGEIPITNFQVSQEFAEILSSEVILCTFTMEEFEKLMHKHPSLALSFSKKMGEKLRKLEHRYANLVFKDVKARLKDFLVDWANKEGKPADAGLVIRNYLTHNEIASLISSSRQTVTTLINELKEEGVIVYSRSLITIPNIGALAA from the coding sequence ATGCAAAACGAAATAAAATATTGGTATCTAAGAAATTATGATCTATTCGCGAACCTGAGCAAGGAACAAATTCATGACCTGTGTTCAATTTCAAGGTTTGTTAGAATGAAGAAGGGACAGACGATCTACTTTGCGAATGACGATTCAAAAAGACTATACTTTCTAATAAACGGTAAGATTAAAATCAGTGAGATCGATGGTCTTGGAAACGAGATGATTAAGGACATCATACTGACTGGAGATCTTTTTGGAGAGATTCCAATCACTAATTTTCAAGTCAGCCAGGAGTTTGCGGAAATTTTATCAAGTGAAGTAATCCTATGTACATTCACTATGGAAGAGTTCGAAAAGCTGATGCACAAGCACCCAAGTTTGGCACTTTCATTCTCTAAGAAAATGGGCGAGAAGTTGAGAAAATTAGAGCATCGTTATGCCAACCTTGTCTTTAAGGATGTCAAAGCGAGGCTCAAGGATTTCTTAGTCGATTGGGCTAATAAAGAAGGTAAGCCAGCCGATGCAGGTTTAGTAATTAGAAATTATCTGACGCATAATGAGATCGCCAGTCTGATCAGTTCTTCAAGACAAACCGTTACCACGCTGATCAATGAGTTAAAAGAGGAAGGTGTGATTGTCTATAGTAGAAGCTTAATTACAATTCCGAACATCGGAGCTTTGGCCGCATAA
- a CDS encoding head GIN domain-containing protein, with product MKNTIKTQITIILLFITSIAFAQETDTRSLDSFTELKVSEGIQVIAKKGNENSVDIEVSRMDIDRVRTEVRGDRLSIFVSRNSWSRRNRNGRIRVTLTYTEEIEEIVANTSAEISFEDMIETRRLSVTTSTSGVVDAKIKVTSLDLSATTSGRIDMTGDADEVEATASTGGTIYAYDVEAIEVYAKANTGADVRVNAQERLRASANTGGTVSYRGRPKADVRSNTGGSIRRAR from the coding sequence ATGAAAAACACCATTAAAACTCAAATCACAATTATCTTACTCTTTATCACCTCAATCGCCTTTGCACAAGAGACCGATACGAGAAGTTTAGATAGTTTCACAGAATTAAAAGTATCTGAAGGTATTCAAGTCATTGCCAAGAAAGGCAACGAGAACAGTGTCGACATCGAAGTGTCTCGAATGGATATTGACAGAGTAAGAACTGAGGTCAGAGGTGATCGATTAAGTATTTTTGTAAGTCGAAATTCTTGGTCAAGAAGAAATCGCAACGGCAGAATTCGTGTAACACTCACTTATACTGAAGAAATCGAGGAAATTGTAGCAAATACAAGTGCTGAAATTTCTTTTGAAGATATGATTGAAACCAGACGTTTGTCTGTTACCACTAGTACTTCAGGGGTGGTTGATGCTAAAATTAAGGTGACGAGCCTGGACTTAAGCGCCACAACATCTGGTAGAATTGATATGACCGGTGACGCTGATGAAGTGGAGGCCACGGCCTCTACTGGAGGAACTATATACGCGTATGACGTAGAAGCTATTGAGGTGTATGCAAAGGCAAATACTGGTGCTGATGTCAGGGTTAATGCACAAGAACGCCTTAGAGCTAGTGCGAATACGGGTGGAACAGTGAGCTATAGAGGTCGCCCAAAGGCAGATGTCCGCTCTAATACCGGTGGAAGCATTCGAAGAGCCAGGTAA
- a CDS encoding nuclear transport factor 2 family protein, with product MKMKIIIGALFGLFIFGGSLRAQDDVQAIKDAVMTMFDGMRAGDSAMVHSVFSDEIVFQRVQENREGKARVVSSDFSSFLKSVGTPHDKVWDERIEFGTIEIDGKMASVWTPFKFYLGDQFSHCGVNVFKLYKSEDGWKIFHLVDTGRKDNCVGG from the coding sequence ATGAAAATGAAAATAATAATTGGAGCCCTTTTTGGGCTCTTTATTTTTGGTGGCAGCCTAAGGGCACAAGACGATGTTCAGGCGATCAAAGATGCCGTGATGACCATGTTTGATGGCATGAGAGCTGGCGATAGTGCCATGGTACATTCGGTTTTTAGTGACGAGATTGTCTTTCAAAGGGTCCAAGAAAACCGAGAGGGCAAAGCTAGAGTAGTCAGTAGTGACTTCAGCAGTTTTTTAAAGTCTGTCGGCACTCCGCACGATAAGGTTTGGGATGAAAGAATTGAATTTGGGACGATTGAGATTGATGGTAAAATGGCTTCCGTTTGGACTCCCTTTAAATTCTATTTGGGGGATCAATTTTCACATTGTGGGGTCAACGTTTTCAAACTTTACAAGTCGGAAGACGGATGGAAGATTTTCCACTTGGTGGATACCGGAAGAAAAGACAACTGTGTAGGGGGCTAA
- a CDS encoding GIY-YIG nuclease family protein, whose product MFFTYILQNDFDQTFYYGHTKNLDERLKRHNQGKVRSTKSKRPWRLHYKEVFQTKSEAYKREMFFKSIDGYRFLKDKKII is encoded by the coding sequence ATGTTCTTTACTTACATATTACAGAATGATTTTGACCAGACCTTCTATTATGGTCATACCAAAAATCTTGATGAGAGATTAAAAAGGCATAACCAAGGAAAAGTAAGGTCGACCAAAAGCAAAAGACCGTGGCGTTTACACTACAAAGAAGTGTTTCAGACCAAGTCAGAAGCTTATAAAAGAGAGATGTTTTTCAAATCCATCGATGGCTATCGATTCTTGAAAGACAAAAAGATAATTTAA
- a CDS encoding YihY/virulence factor BrkB family protein, giving the protein MKAKLLSIVLENPLYIRLVNLLQHIKVGKAKVGLYDAIVIFIQKLSNDRLLARANGVAFSFTMAIFPAIIFLFTLTPYIQNFFPDVTNDQIIGFLENLLPENLYAAADSTIHDIINKQRGGLLSFGFVLTLILSTNGMNSLMSAFNASYKTKETRGFLKMRFIATVLIFILALSVLISVGLLVVGQQLLEDNSIREIIQENISIDIIILLRFIVLYIVFQIAISSIYYLAPAVHKRWHFMSVGSVFSTFTIILAFFGFSYYVNNFGAYNRLYGSIGVLIVLMLLLFIISLILLVGFEMNAAFDKAKTKKLEAESI; this is encoded by the coding sequence ATGAAAGCGAAACTTCTATCCATTGTGCTAGAGAATCCGCTTTACATAAGGCTGGTCAACCTACTCCAACATATCAAGGTCGGAAAAGCCAAAGTTGGGCTGTATGATGCTATTGTCATTTTCATTCAAAAGCTAAGCAACGATAGGTTGTTAGCGAGAGCCAATGGTGTGGCTTTTAGTTTTACAATGGCGATATTCCCTGCCATCATTTTCTTATTTACGCTTACGCCTTACATTCAAAACTTTTTCCCTGATGTTACCAATGACCAAATCATTGGCTTTCTAGAAAACTTGCTTCCAGAGAACCTGTATGCTGCTGCTGACTCTACAATTCATGACATCATTAATAAGCAGCGTGGTGGACTATTGTCTTTTGGTTTTGTCCTTACGCTCATCTTATCAACAAATGGAATGAACTCTTTGATGAGCGCTTTCAATGCTAGCTATAAAACAAAGGAGACTCGTGGTTTTCTAAAAATGCGTTTTATCGCAACGGTACTTATATTTATTCTGGCACTATCCGTATTGATTTCTGTCGGGCTCTTAGTGGTTGGCCAACAGCTGTTAGAGGATAACAGTATTAGAGAGATAATTCAGGAAAACATCTCAATTGACATCATCATTCTTTTGAGGTTTATAGTCCTTTACATCGTTTTTCAGATTGCCATTTCAAGTATTTACTACCTGGCACCTGCGGTACACAAAAGGTGGCACTTTATGAGTGTGGGTTCAGTATTCTCGACATTTACTATCATCCTGGCATTTTTCGGTTTTTCGTACTACGTCAACAATTTTGGAGCCTATAATCGCCTCTATGGATCGATCGGGGTTTTGATTGTCTTAATGTTACTTCTCTTCATTATTTCACTAATTCTGCTAGTAGGCTTTGAAATGAATGCTGCCTTTGACAAGGCCAAAACAAAAAAATTAGAAGCCGAAAGCATTTAA
- a CDS encoding acyl-CoA thioesterase — MYSASTQIRVRYAETDQMSYVYYGNYAMYYEVGRVEALRQLGFQYKSLEEQGIMMPVHDLQCKYLSPAKYDELLTVKVIIRELPKVRMIFEYEVLNEEGTLVNEGKTTLVFINMETNRPCRAPEALTEVLKPYFS, encoded by the coding sequence ATGTATAGTGCCTCTACCCAGATAAGGGTAAGATATGCCGAAACTGATCAGATGTCATATGTGTATTATGGCAATTACGCCATGTACTATGAAGTAGGCCGTGTAGAAGCACTTCGTCAACTAGGTTTTCAGTATAAGAGCCTGGAGGAACAAGGCATCATGATGCCGGTACATGATTTACAATGTAAATATCTATCACCGGCCAAGTATGACGAACTCCTTACCGTCAAGGTAATCATCAGGGAGCTACCCAAGGTCAGGATGATTTTCGAGTATGAGGTGCTCAATGAAGAAGGAACGTTAGTCAATGAAGGTAAAACCACTTTGGTATTCATCAACATGGAGACCAACCGACCTTGCCGTGCACCCGAAGCGCTGACAGAAGTATTAAAACCTTACTTCTCATGA
- the mltG gene encoding endolytic transglycosylase MltG, translated as MQKRKRFMIGMVIFSVILTSFSFYFYQVFYGSNILIEKTAQVVLIDRDDNFDSLRNKLYDQTIVDEILSFSFVAKALGYQDNVKPGVYLLEPNMNNLEAVRRLRAGDQIPVDVTFNNVRFKEDLVEKIADDTGIDPDEFLNLLNDEAYLATLGFNKETIMAMFIPNTYEVYWTISSKALFDRMKKEYDRFWTSSRKAKAEALGMSQVEVSTLAAIVQDEMYIASESPTIAGLYINRIKENMLLQADPTVKFALGDFTIQRVLLADTRIDSPYNTYKYRGLPPGPINLPTIASLDAVLNYEKHDYLYMCAREDFSGYHRFAKDLTQHNKNARLLHKALNDRKIFR; from the coding sequence ATGCAGAAAAGAAAGCGATTTATGATCGGTATGGTGATCTTCTCGGTGATCCTAACCTCTTTTTCATTTTACTTTTATCAGGTATTCTATGGATCAAATATTCTGATTGAGAAAACAGCACAAGTGGTGTTGATTGACAGAGATGATAATTTCGATTCTCTCAGGAACAAGCTTTATGACCAAACGATTGTTGACGAAATTTTGTCTTTCAGCTTTGTAGCAAAAGCACTCGGTTACCAAGACAATGTTAAACCGGGCGTCTATCTGCTGGAACCTAATATGAACAATTTGGAAGCCGTGCGTAGACTAAGGGCTGGTGACCAAATCCCTGTAGACGTCACATTTAATAATGTTCGCTTCAAAGAAGACCTTGTTGAGAAAATTGCCGATGATACAGGAATCGATCCTGATGAGTTTCTGAACCTACTTAATGACGAAGCATATTTAGCCACACTTGGCTTCAATAAGGAAACGATTATGGCCATGTTCATCCCCAACACCTATGAGGTGTATTGGACCATTTCTTCGAAGGCCTTATTCGACAGGATGAAAAAAGAATACGATAGGTTCTGGACAAGTTCCAGAAAAGCAAAGGCAGAAGCGCTGGGTATGTCACAAGTGGAAGTTTCAACCCTAGCCGCAATAGTACAAGATGAGATGTATATCGCCAGCGAAAGTCCGACAATTGCCGGCCTCTACATCAATCGCATCAAGGAAAATATGCTTTTACAAGCAGACCCAACTGTAAAGTTTGCATTAGGAGATTTCACGATCCAAAGAGTGCTTCTAGCTGACACCAGAATTGACAGCCCTTATAACACCTATAAATATCGAGGTCTACCTCCAGGTCCTATCAACTTACCTACAATAGCTTCCTTAGATGCTGTTCTAAATTATGAAAAGCATGACTATCTTTATATGTGTGCAAGAGAAGACTTTTCAGGCTATCACCGCTTTGCAAAGGATTTGACCCAACACAATAAAAATGCAAGGCTCCTGCATAAGGCCTTGAATGATAGGAAAATATTTCGATAA
- a CDS encoding L-threonylcarbamoyladenylate synthase, with product MAAELIKLYEENPEIDKIDKIVKVLKSGGVVIYPTDTVYGIGCDFSNNKAVQRVCQIKNTKPQALSFICYDLSEIAEYTRGLSTPIFKVMKKALPGPFTFILNASNSVPKVLNAKKKTVGIRVPDNNIPREIVKNLGNPIITTSIHDEDEILEYSTDPELIFEKYENLVDIVIDGGYGANVASTVVDCSQDDFEVVREGLGDINEYL from the coding sequence ATGGCAGCGGAATTAATTAAGCTATACGAAGAAAACCCTGAAATCGATAAGATTGATAAGATCGTAAAGGTCTTGAAGTCTGGTGGTGTGGTTATTTACCCCACTGATACGGTTTATGGAATCGGTTGTGACTTTAGTAATAACAAGGCGGTTCAGAGAGTATGCCAAATTAAAAATACCAAGCCTCAGGCCTTATCATTTATCTGCTATGATCTTAGCGAAATTGCAGAGTACACAAGAGGACTTAGCACGCCTATTTTCAAAGTGATGAAAAAGGCACTACCCGGGCCATTCACCTTTATTCTGAATGCCAGCAATAGTGTACCAAAGGTTTTGAATGCAAAAAAGAAGACGGTAGGGATCAGAGTTCCTGATAACAACATACCTCGAGAGATTGTAAAGAACCTTGGTAACCCAATCATCACCACATCCATTCACGATGAGGACGAGATTCTTGAATATTCAACAGACCCTGAACTGATCTTTGAGAAATATGAAAATCTGGTAGACATAGTCATTGATGGCGGTTATGGCGCCAATGTAGCTTCCACTGTAGTAGATTGTTCACAGGACGACTTTGAAGTAGTTAGAGAAGGTTTGGGAGATATTAATGAGTACCTCTAA
- a CDS encoding WbqC family protein has protein sequence MKVLVESQYLPSVAYFVLLSYSEEVFIETHENFEKQSYRNRCEIIGSNKIQSLSIPVHHGGRKVLIKNLTIDYKQKWANNHWRAIQSAYGKSPFFDYYAGYFEAEIKANCTTLYELNSRLLTLCLKLLKMKVKLNESAEYSKNPPEGIVDFRSAIHPKKSIDSLTWFEPKSYHQIFGKDFVPNMSILDLLFCTGPDALEVLHNSGVMIKNN, from the coding sequence ATGAAAGTTCTTGTTGAATCCCAATACCTACCATCGGTGGCCTATTTCGTTTTGCTGAGCTATAGCGAAGAGGTCTTCATTGAAACCCACGAAAACTTTGAGAAGCAGTCTTACCGAAATCGTTGTGAGATAATCGGCTCTAATAAGATCCAGAGTCTGAGCATTCCTGTGCACCATGGAGGGCGAAAGGTTCTAATTAAAAACCTTACCATAGACTACAAACAGAAGTGGGCCAACAACCATTGGCGGGCGATTCAATCGGCCTATGGGAAGTCTCCGTTTTTTGACTACTATGCGGGCTATTTCGAAGCTGAAATCAAAGCGAATTGTACTACGCTTTATGAACTCAATTCACGCTTGCTGACATTATGTCTTAAACTCCTGAAAATGAAAGTCAAGTTGAATGAGTCTGCGGAATATTCGAAAAATCCACCTGAGGGCATAGTTGACTTTCGATCGGCAATACATCCCAAGAAATCTATAGACAGTCTGACATGGTTTGAGCCAAAAAGTTATCACCAAATCTTTGGCAAAGACTTTGTACCAAACATGAGCATCTTAGATCTGCTTTTTTGTACGGGCCCTGACGCTTTAGAGGTATTACACAACTCAGGTGTTATGATTAAGAACAATTAG